In Haloplanus rubicundus, one DNA window encodes the following:
- a CDS encoding DUF2267 domain-containing protein: MTTAAIVDGLRERTDIETEERALEVIEATLRTLAERISHEEGLDIADFLPAALQTWSVDPESWSEGSFSFDEFLSRVAERAGLDSKNQALTYAQAVFEALRVDVTEPELDRMQTQLPASYDTLFS, encoded by the coding sequence ATGACGACCGCTGCCATCGTCGACGGACTCAGAGAGCGAACGGACATCGAGACGGAGGAGCGCGCGCTGGAGGTGATCGAGGCGACGCTTCGGACACTCGCCGAGCGCATCTCGCACGAGGAGGGGCTTGACATCGCGGACTTTCTTCCAGCCGCTCTCCAGACGTGGTCGGTCGATCCCGAATCGTGGTCCGAAGGTTCGTTCTCCTTCGACGAATTCTTGTCACGAGTTGCAGAGCGTGCCGGTCTCGACTCGAAGAATCAAGCGTTGACCTACGCACAAGCTGTATTCGAGGCGCTTCGGGTCGACGTCACGGAACCAGAACTCGACCGCATGCAGACACAACTGCCCGCATCCTACGACACGTTGTTCTCCTAG
- a CDS encoding MTH1187 family thiamine-binding protein, producing the protein MTVIARFEVIPVHDGSLSDDIAQAIEALEEYDISYELTATDTVIEADDVDTVFDAVRAAHNAVGGDRVISSLEIDELRDREQHVEDRVESVASILGRDPKRDRGV; encoded by the coding sequence ATGACAGTAATCGCTCGGTTCGAAGTGATTCCAGTCCACGACGGGAGTCTTTCGGACGACATCGCACAGGCAATCGAGGCGCTCGAAGAGTACGACATCTCGTACGAATTAACCGCGACTGACACCGTCATCGAAGCCGACGACGTTGATACGGTGTTCGACGCCGTCCGTGCGGCACACAACGCCGTTGGGGGCGATCGCGTCATCTCGTCGCTGGAGATCGACGAACTACGAGATCGCGAACAGCACGTCGAGGACCGCGTCGAATCCGTCGCGAGTATACTCGGCCGCGATCCGAAACGTGACCGGGGCGTCTGA
- a CDS encoding DUF2196 domain-containing protein: MSADLPTRDELRQGMTVEIEQVNGDRIVGEVGVVLTDERTHPEGILVKLKSGAEGRVKQIGPEI; the protein is encoded by the coding sequence ATGTCAGCTGATCTACCTACGAGAGACGAACTCAGACAAGGAATGACCGTGGAGATCGAGCAGGTGAACGGGGATCGCATCGTGGGCGAGGTAGGCGTCGTCCTCACGGATGAACGAACTCATCCCGAGGGAATCCTCGTGAAGCTAAAATCCGGGGCGGAGGGGCGCGTCAAACAGATCGGCCCCGAGATCTGA